From one Aeropyrum camini SY1 = JCM 12091 genomic stretch:
- a CDS encoding ABC transporter permease, whose product MRSTKVPAAAALLAAPAVLYLLAFFYAPLAYLAVYSGEKGLLAPYIEVLTRPHYHLIILNSAAVAAATALVVTLLALAPSYYIALEAGRRERIILLALFVSPFIVDVLLRTLSIKLVLSLAGIGPGWKATFIGLVYENLPLGILFAFAGVSSVSRSLVEAARTLGAGRLQVYRSIVAPLALPWLAAGFVVVFLVSFTDYVVPSLLGGTTGFTVGSLIYHLILSGDRWDLGGAVTLLVTLLSATAAYAVFRQAYRVL is encoded by the coding sequence TTGCGCTCGACTAAGGTCCCGGCTGCAGCTGCACTCCTGGCTGCACCAGCCGTCCTCTACCTACTAGCATTCTTCTACGCCCCCCTAGCCTACCTCGCGGTGTACAGCGGGGAGAAGGGGCTGCTGGCGCCGTATATTGAGGTCCTCACCAGGCCACACTACCACTTGATTATACTCAACAGCGCCGCAGTAGCGGCGGCGACAGCCCTGGTAGTGACGCTTCTAGCATTAGCCCCAAGCTACTACATCGCCCTGGAGGCTGGGAGGAGGGAGAGGATAATCCTCCTCGCCCTCTTCGTCTCGCCCTTCATAGTAGACGTGCTGCTCAGGACCCTCAGCATAAAGCTCGTACTATCCCTCGCGGGCATAGGGCCCGGGTGGAAGGCTACTTTCATTGGCCTCGTCTACGAGAACCTCCCCCTAGGCATCCTCTTCGCCTTCGCCGGTGTTAGCAGCGTCTCCAGAAGCCTCGTAGAGGCGGCTAGAACCCTTGGGGCTGGGAGGCTCCAGGTGTACAGGAGCATAGTCGCCCCGCTGGCCCTACCATGGCTGGCGGCAGGGTTCGTGGTGGTCTTCCTCGTAAGCTTCACAGACTACGTGGTACCAAGCCTACTCGGGGGGACCACTGGCTTCACTGTCGGCAGCCTCATATACCACCTCATACTCTCCGGGGACAGGTGGGATCTTGGGGGTGCCGTCACCCTCTTGGTAACACTGCTGAGCGCCACAGCCGCCTACGCCGTCTTCAGGCAGGCTTATAGGGTGTTGTGA